The DNA sequence TGGCCGTGCTCGAACGGCTCTTCCTGGTGCGACGCTTGCCGGCTTGGCACGGCAACACCGCCAAGCGCCTCGTCAAGACGCCGAAGGTCTATTTGCTCGACAGCGGTCTCGCCTCGGCGCTCTGCGACCTTACCGCCGCGGACTGGCTTCACCACCGAGACCGCATGGGGCCACTCCTGGAGTCGTTCGTGGTCCAGCAACTCGTTGCCCAGGCGGCCTGGACGGACCCTGGTCTGCGCTTCTGGCATTACCGGGACGCCGACCAGATCGAGGTGGACATCGTCTTGACACGGGGCTCGAAGACCTGGGGAGTCGAGGTCAAGGCCGCCGCTTCGTTGACGGACGGGGACGGTCGAGGTCTCAAGCGGCTGGCGGATCGCTGCGGCGACGATTTCCAGGGCGGCATACTCCTCTATGCCGGCCAGGACATTCTTCCCCTGGGCGACAAACGAATGCTCGCGGTGCCGCTGAATGCATTGTGGAAGCGATAGGCCTGCCGGTAGTCAGATGTCGCAGAGCTCGGGCCAGCGCTTGCGGATGCGCTCCTTCAGCGCGGGGCTGGCCTCCGCCACCTTGGGGAACGTGTCCCTTTGGTTCCAGGGGCGGCAGGCGTCGATGAGCATCCGCTTGTTGAGGTTCCGGCGGTCGGCGGGGTAGGCCATGGGATCCAGCGGGCTGCTCCAGCAATTGCGCATGATGTCGAGGTCGGTGTCCGGGTCCACGCGTGTGCACATGGCCCACAGGACGGCGTCGGCATCGGTGGGGTCGATGTCGTCGTCGACGATGACGATCATCTTGTTGAGGTAGGAGCCCGCGTAGGAGCCGGCGGCGGCCATGGCGGCCTGTTTGGAGTGGCCCTGGTACAACTGGGTGATGGCGATGGTGATGAACATCTGGCTGCCGCAGCCCTCGTGGTTCCACACCCCCTTGATGCCCGGCACGCCCGCCGCCTCCATCTGCTCCCAGATGGCCGAGCTGCTGAGGAAGCTGGAAATGTAGGTGTCGTCGCTGGGCGGCCTGCGCGGCACGGTGCCGAGGATGATCGGGTCGTTCCGGTACATCAGCGACGCCACCTCGATGACCGGCTGTTTCTCGCGGCCCCCGGCGTAGTAGCCGGTCCACTCTCCGAAGGGGCCTTCGAGCTCGAGACGTCCCGTGGGTATGTGCCCTTCGACGGCGATCTCGGCCGTCGCGGGAAGGGGAAGGTTCGTGACCGCGCCGCGCAGATGCGCGACTACCTCGCGGGACTCTACCAGCCCAACGGCGACGTCCTGTGCGCGGGCGACGCCATGGCCTGGCACGTGGGCTGCGCCGCCGTGGCGGTACGCCGCATCATCGAGCGCTTCACCGACGAGGGCGGGATCTTCCCCGACGACATGTTCCTGATCAACGACCCCTACCTGGCGGCCATCCACCAGCCGGACATGTACGTGGTGTCGCCGATCCACGTGGACGAGCGCCTCATCGGCTGGAGCGCCACCTTCGTGCACGTGGCCGACGTCGGCGCCATGTCGCCGGGAGGGAACTCGCCGGGCGCCACCGAGATCTGTCACGAGGGCATCCGCATCCCCGGCATCAAGCTCATCGAGCGCGGCAAGATCCGCCGGGACGTGTTCGACACCATCACCAACATGACCCGGCAGCCCGTCAAGGTGAAGCTGGACTTCAAGTGCCATCTCCAGGACGGCGCCGGCGCGGGCAAGTTCCGCGGCGGCGCCGGCGAGGAATCCCTGCTCATGACCCACGACGCCCCGGAGGCCAAGATCCAGATCGTCGCCCTGGGGGTCGCCGGGCTCAGGAATTCGGGGTTCGGCATCTACGGCGGCCATCCGGGCGCCCCCAGCATCCTGGTGCAAGTGGAGGACAGCGACGTGCGCAAGGCCGTGGCCGCCAAGACCCTCCCCGACGAGTTGGCAGAGGCCGGCGGCACCCACAACCTGCTGGGCTACCGCGACCTCCGCCTGAACGCCGACGACCTGCTGTACCTCCGGTGCGCCAACGGCGGCGGCTACGGCGATCCGCTCGAACGCGATCCAGAGGACGTCCTGCTGGACGTCGCCGACGGCCTCGTGTCACGGGGAGCCGCGGAGTCCGTCTACGGCGTGGTCCTGGCCGACGGGCAGGGTGTGGACGCCGACGCCACACGGGAGAAGCGCGACATGCTCAGGAGCGAGCGGCAGGCCGCCGTCACCCACGCTCCGGCCGTGTCCGAGGCTCCGGTGCGGGAGCCGACTCCGTTCAACACCCCCTCCAGGAGTCCTTGGATGTGTGCGCCGTGGACGGCCGCTCGTGGGTCCGCTGCACCCACTGCGGCCACGTCCTGTGCGAGAGCGACCGGGACTGGCGCGACGCCTGCGCCGTGGGCGACGCCGCGCCCAGCGAGGCCGGCCCGCTCATGGACCTGCTCACCGGCAAGTACGTGTTCCAGCGCTGGTACTGCCCGGCCTGCAGCGTGCTGCTCAAGTCGGAAATGGTGACGGCGGAGGCGCGGACGGGATAGACAAGCGGTCCGGCGGTACCATCTTCGGAGGGGACGCGCCGAGAGAGGGGTTCGGCGAGGCTCACCCGTCATCCTGCCATCGTTGGCTTCTTCATCTGATCTCCTTTCCCGGAGCGCTTCCTCGATCAGCCCCTTCGGGTTCGTTTCTTCTCTGCGAATATCACTCTTGTTCACTCGAATTGTTGACAGTCTGGCAAAAGGGTCTTAATTTAACCGAACGTTAGAACCGATACCGACTACAACGGGATGCCGGCCCAGGTCTGGAGGCCGGTCTGGAGCCCCTCCTGACTCACTGACAGGAGGGATTCCGTGGAGGCGACACATGGTGCGAGTTTTGGAGAGAGAGAAAGAGGAAGCCTCCGATGGCGGATCCCGACCGGCCGACCGCGGGGCGGCGGTGGTCGCGCGTCGCCGCCGCCCCCTCCTGGCGGCGGGT is a window from the Deltaproteobacteria bacterium genome containing:
- a CDS encoding UbiD family decarboxylase is translated as MPGHGVARAQDVAVGLVESREVVAHLRGAVTNLPLPATAEIAVEGHIPTGRLELEGPFGEWTGYYAGGREKQPVIEVASLMYRNDPIILGTVPRRPPSDDTYISSFLSSSAIWEQMEAAGVPGIKGVWNHEGCGSQMFITIAITQLYQGHSKQAAMAAAGSYAGSYLNKMIVIVDDDIDPTDADAVLWAMCTRVDPDTDLDIMRNCWSSPLDPMAYPADRRNLNKRMLIDACRPWNQRDTFPKVAEASPALKERIRKRWPELCDI
- a CDS encoding hydantoinase B/oxoprolinase family protein — its product is MRDYLAGLYQPNGDVLCAGDAMAWHVGCAAVAVRRIIERFTDEGGIFPDDMFLINDPYLAAIHQPDMYVVSPIHVDERLIGWSATFVHVADVGAMSPGGNSPGATEICHEGIRIPGIKLIERGKIRRDVFDTITNMTRQPVKVKLDFKCHLQDGAGAGKFRGGAGEESLLMTHDAPEAKIQIVALGVAGLRNSGFGIYGGHPGAPSILVQVEDSDVRKAVAAKTLPDELAEAGGTHNLLGYRDLRLNADDLLYLRCANGGGYGDPLERDPEDVLLDVADGLVSRGAAESVYGVVLADGQGVDADATREKRDMLRSERQAAVTHAPAVSEAPVREPTPFNTPSRSPWMCAPWTAARGSAAPTAATSCARATGTGATPAPWATPRPARPARSWTCSPASTCSSAGTARPAACCSSRKW